A window of the Alnus glutinosa chromosome 4, dhAlnGlut1.1, whole genome shotgun sequence genome harbors these coding sequences:
- the LOC133866628 gene encoding DEAD-box ATP-dependent RNA helicase 39 → MGGTARTLLSTTLSSCLFTLSRLSPAPKRFPLLKLPKSTRVFRGFRPLCTAITTTTTPTTPTTEPEQMKHSILLERLRLRHLKDSPNPPQTRNPKPVSTAVSENEDGPKGKKKEKRVVGNFRELGLSEEVMGAVREMGIEVPTEIQCIGVPAVLEGKSVVLGSHTGSGKTLAYMLPLVQLLRRDEELYGILMRPRRPRAVVLCPTRELSEQVFRVAKSISHHARFRCTMVSGGGRLRPQEDTLNNPIDMVVGTPGRVLQHIEEGNIVYGDIKYVVLDEADTMFDRGFGPDIRKFLVPLKNRASKTDGQGFQTVLVTATMTTAVQKLIDEEFQGIVHLRTSTLHKKVASARHDFIRLSGSENKLEALLQVLEPSLAKGNRVMVFCNTLNSSRAVDHFLDENQISTVNYHGEVPAEQRVENLKRFKSDDGDCPTLVCTDLAARGLDLDVDHVIMFDFPLNSIDYLHRTGRTARMGAKGKVTSLVARKDILLATRIEEAIRKNESLESLTVDNVRRDVARARITGKIGMKANSAKLSSQNSRVAVTYQKKNSKVAVKATKASPAKSSKPAVQVSKSRKSSSASTSRKASSVGKKQTGSKKSSSVKSIASKLSVVGFRGRTSWSDKKKSLKSS, encoded by the exons ATGGGAGGCACAGCAAGAACCCTCCTTTCCACCACTCTCTCCTCATGCCTCTTCACTCTCTCTCGCCTCTCGCCAGCACCCAAACGCTTCCCACTCCTCAAACTGCCCAAATCCACTAGGGTTTTTCGAGGGTTTAGGCCTCTATGCACCGCCATCACTACCACTACCACTCCCACTACCCCCACCACTGAACCAGAGCAAATGAAGCACTCAATTCTCCTTGAGAGGCTGAGGCTCAGACACCTCAAGGACTCTCCCAATCCCCCACAGACAAGAAATCCAAAACCAGTCAGTACTGCTGTGAGTGAAAATGAGGATGGGCCCAaggggaagaagaaggagaagagggtTGTTGGGAATTTTAGAGAGTTGGGTCTGAGTGAGGAGGTCATGGGGGCTGTGAGGGAGATGGGTATTGAGGTTCCTACTGAGATTCAGTGTATTGGGGTCCCTGCTGTCTTGGAAGGGAAGAGTGTGGTTTTGGGTTCTCACACTGGGTCTGGCAAAACTCTGGCTTACATGCTGCCCCTTGTTCAG TTGTTGAGACGGGACGAGGAATTGTATGGTATACTAATGAGGCCCAGGCGTCCTCGAGCTGTTGTACTATGCCCCACAAGGGAGTTATCTGAGCAG GTATTTCGGGTTGCAAAGTCTATCAGCCATCATGCACGGTTCCGTTGTACAATGGTAAGTGGTGGGGGCCGGCTAAGACCCCAGGAGGATACATTAAATAACCCAATCGATATGGTAGTTGGGACCCCTGGTCGGGTTCTTCAACATATTGAAGAGGGAAACATAGTGTACGGTGACATTAAATACGTG GTGTTGGATGAGGCTGACACCATGTTTGATCGTGGCTTTGGTCCTGACATTCGGAAGTTTCTTGTCCCATTAAAAAATCGTGCATCAAAGACTGATGGCCAAGGGTTTCAAACTGTTTTAGTTACTGCAACAATGACAACG GCAGTGCAAAAGCTGATTGATGAGGAATTTCAAGGCATTGTACATTTGCGCACATCAACACTGCATAAGAAAGTTGCATCTGCTCGTCATGATTTCATCAGACTTTCAGGTTCTGAAAACAAGCTGGAAGCTTTATTACAG GTTCTGGAGCCAAGTTTGGCAAAGGGGAATAGGGTGATGGTGTTCTGTAACACACTAAATTCTAGCCGTGCTGTGGATCACTTTCTGGATGAAAATCAAATTTCTACAGTGAATTATCATGGCGAGGTGCCTGCGGAGCAAAG GGTTGAAAACCTCAAGAGGTTTAAAAGCGATGATGGAGATTGCCCCACATTGGTGTGCACAGACTTGGCTGCCAGGGGACTCGACTTGGATGTAGATCATGTTATCATGTTTGATTTTCCCTTGAACTCT ATTGATTACCTTCATCGCACGGGAAGAACTGCTCGTATGGGTGCAAAAG GAAAAGTGACAAGTTTGGTTGCTAGAAAGGACATCTTGTTAGCCACCCGAATAGAGGAGGCCATAAGGAAGAATGAAAGCTTGGAGTCTCTTACTGTAGATAATGTTCGGAGGGACGTTGCCAGGGCCCGAATAACTGGGAAGATTGGGATGAAAGCTAATTCAGCCAAGCTTTCAAGTCAGAACAGCAGGGTTGCagtgacttatcaaaaaaagaacaGCAAGGTTGCAGTGAAAGCTACAAAGGCATCTCCAGCAAAATCTTCCAAGCCAGCAGTTCAGGTTTCTAAGTCGAGAAAGTCATCCAGTGCCAGTACCTCCAGAAAAGCATCTTCAGTTGGGAAGAAGCAAACAGGCAGCAAAAAGTCCAGCTCTGTTAAATCTATAGCTTCGAAACTAAGTGTTGTTGGGTTCAGGGGGCGCACTTCTTGGTCTGATAAGAAAAAATCATTGAAGTCCAGTTGA
- the LOC133866629 gene encoding uncharacterized protein LOC133866629, with protein MARQLLLMHPLPTAFQLGLAAMTLVVCAIALLMCASHSHKWRRGWTACYGSNNGDPVIELNTEATILTTGGVHGIQRGNGSESMFSGELSIWKKNILMGGKCQLPDFSGVIIYDSDGTIAPAKTPRPLLTWK; from the coding sequence ATGGCTCGGCAGCTTCTATTGATGCACCCTCTACCGACCGCATTTCAACTCGGCCTAGCGGCGATGACTCTTGTTGTGTGCGCCATTGCACTGCTCATGTGTGCTTCGCATTCCCATAAATGGCGTCGCGGATGGACTGCATGCTATGGTTCCAACAATGGCGATCCTGTTATAGAGCTCAACACCGAAGCAACGATCCTAACTACCGGTGGTGTCCATGGTATTCAACGTGGGAATGGCAGTGAAAGCATGTTTAGCGGCGAGCTCTCAATCTGGAAGAAGAACATACTCATGGGAGGGAAGTGCCAGCTACCGGATTTTTCTGGTGTCATAATCTATGACTCCGATGGGACCATAGCCCCTGCCAAAACTCCTCGCCCTTTACTCACCTGGAAATAA
- the LOC133865352 gene encoding embryogenesis-like protein, translating to MHQRSQISLCKLFFRHPFQRFPIPTSASSLNSLAAVPTQLVSGSVLFPRPKFSITPTSSFHHLPHLTLSNAQTQLMKYSAATGDSVAELDKNKEVDMINLKFAEAREEIEMAMDSKETVYFDEEAECARAAANEVVEMFEGLLAKLPESEKAALQRSMGLKIEQLKAELQQLNE from the coding sequence ATGCATCAACGTTCTCAAATTTCTCTCTGTAAATTGTTTTTCAGACACCCTTTTCAACGATTTCCAATACCCACTTCTGCATCTTCCCTTAATTCGCTCGCAGCGGTTCCAACTCAACTCGTTTCAGGCTCGGTCTTGTTTCCAAGACCCAAGTTTTCCATTACACCCACCTCAAGTTTCCACCATCTCCCTCATCTAACTCTCTCAAACGCGCAGACCCAGTTGATGAAATACAGTGCTGCGACTGGTGACTCAGTGGCCGAGTTGGACAAGAACAAAGAGGTGGACATGATCAACCTCAAGTTTGCTGAAGCTAGAGAGGAGATAGAGATGGCTATGGATTCCAAAGAGACTgtgtattttgatgaggaagctGAGTGTGCTCGGGCTGCAGCGAATGAAGTGGTCGAAATGTTTGAGGGGCTATTGGCGAAGCTGCCGGAGAGCGAAAAGGCGGCCTTGCAGAGGTCAATGGGGCTGAAGATTGAGCAGTTGAAGGCTGAGCTTCAGCAATTGAATGAGTAA